Proteins from a single region of Aureibacter tunicatorum:
- a CDS encoding redoxin domain-containing protein — translation MKTTFATILANDNKTSVEASKLSDGKLWIKESELKASTGYELKSSGICYPELDICIPAHQQGWTQSIDNEKWINVSAISQYLGQACVNNKDKSIWSLGILPERRSKMLESNLAPDFSMLDIHGETVTLSKLKGKKVLIVTWATWCGCRFDLKSWQKIYEELNDPNFEIICVAQDSQGEEVARKWFVDAKATFKCIVDPSHKISSLFGWVNVPTGAWIDENGKIVRVNEAAYAQEHEIKNLVSTTKFGSNAFGDATKKWVKFGLTDDIKQSQEKLSLNTRMQNAEDFKALAHFKLGLHLLQIGHKQEAEQHFDAARKLAPDNWNIQRQSWTFKGTLHAIKSWNRITRANAESDQKWTYYQPMDLANASTRRTTRIEFIWEKWADKCKNLFKS, via the coding sequence ATGAAAACGACATTCGCGACTATTCTCGCCAACGACAACAAGACAAGTGTTGAAGCGTCCAAGCTTTCAGATGGAAAATTATGGATTAAGGAAAGCGAATTGAAAGCTTCCACTGGCTACGAATTAAAATCCAGCGGGATATGTTACCCGGAATTGGATATTTGCATACCCGCACATCAACAAGGCTGGACGCAATCCATTGACAATGAAAAATGGATCAATGTGTCCGCTATTTCCCAATACCTTGGCCAAGCTTGCGTGAACAACAAAGACAAGTCCATTTGGAGCCTTGGAATTCTTCCTGAACGCAGAAGCAAAATGCTGGAATCAAACCTTGCTCCCGACTTTTCCATGTTGGATATTCATGGCGAAACGGTAACCTTGTCAAAGCTCAAAGGCAAAAAAGTTCTCATTGTCACTTGGGCGACTTGGTGCGGTTGCAGATTTGACCTTAAGTCTTGGCAAAAGATCTATGAAGAATTGAACGACCCCAATTTCGAAATCATTTGCGTAGCGCAGGATTCGCAAGGCGAAGAAGTCGCGCGAAAGTGGTTTGTCGATGCCAAAGCCACCTTCAAATGCATCGTCGACCCAAGCCACAAGATCAGCTCCTTGTTCGGCTGGGTAAATGTGCCTACAGGGGCTTGGATAGATGAAAATGGAAAAATCGTCCGAGTAAACGAAGCAGCTTATGCTCAAGAACATGAAATTAAAAATTTGGTATCAACAACTAAATTCGGCAGCAACGCATTCGGGGATGCAACTAAAAAGTGGGTAAAATTCGGGCTCACCGATGATATCAAGCAAAGCCAAGAAAAACTATCTCTCAACACGAGAATGCAAAACGCAGAGGACTTCAAAGCTTTAGCGCATTTCAAGCTGGGACTTCACTTGCTTCAAATCGGTCATAAGCAAGAAGCGGAGCAGCACTTTGATGCAGCTAGAAAATTGGCTCCCGACAACTGGAATATTCAACGACAAAGCTGGACCTTCAAAGGCACGCTTCATGCTATCAAAAGCTGGAATCGAATCACCAGAGCCAATGCCGAAAGCGACCAAAAATGGACTTATTATCAACCAATGGACTTGGCCAATGCCTCCACAAGACGAACGACTCGTATCGAATTCATTTGGGAAAAATGGGCGGACAAGTGCAAAAACTTATTCAAGTCTTAA